The Solibacillus sp. FSL W7-1436 genome window below encodes:
- the mraY gene encoding phospho-N-acetylmuramoyl-pentapeptide-transferase, producing MTLSTTLTILFSSFLVTVILAPVGIPLLRRLKFGQSIREEGPQSHMKKAGTPTMGGLIFLLAIIISTIIVAMIFDLFTTQTIVLLLVLVGFGVIGFLDDGLKVIFKRNLGLTSLQKLIGQIAIAIAAFLLLRLGSFDTSVGIPYTDISIDLGILYVGFLIFWLVGFSNAVNLTDGLDGLVSGTASIAFAAFGVIALFNEQADIALFAFAVTGALLGFLIFNANPAKVFMGDTGSLALGGALAMISVLVKQELLLLLIGLVFVIETLSVILQVGSYKLRKKRIFKMSPIHHHFELSGWSEWKVVVVFWSTGCIVALIAVLAEALL from the coding sequence ATGACATTATCAACAACATTGACCATACTCTTTTCATCATTTTTAGTAACGGTCATTTTAGCACCAGTAGGAATCCCTCTTTTACGCCGATTGAAATTCGGGCAAAGCATACGTGAAGAAGGCCCTCAATCACATATGAAAAAAGCGGGTACACCTACAATGGGTGGTTTAATTTTCTTGTTAGCCATTATTATTTCGACAATTATCGTCGCAATGATTTTCGACTTGTTTACAACACAAACGATTGTATTATTACTTGTTTTAGTTGGATTTGGCGTAATTGGCTTTTTAGATGATGGGCTAAAAGTTATTTTCAAACGTAATTTAGGATTGACATCCCTTCAAAAATTGATTGGGCAAATTGCAATTGCGATTGCAGCATTTTTACTATTACGTTTAGGTTCATTTGATACATCTGTAGGTATTCCGTACACAGATATATCAATTGATTTAGGAATCCTGTATGTCGGGTTTTTAATTTTCTGGCTAGTAGGCTTTTCGAATGCGGTCAATTTGACGGATGGTTTGGATGGACTCGTATCCGGAACGGCTTCAATTGCATTTGCTGCATTTGGTGTCATTGCATTATTTAACGAACAAGCCGATATCGCATTATTTGCATTTGCTGTAACTGGTGCATTACTTGGTTTCCTTATTTTTAATGCAAACCCGGCTAAAGTCTTTATGGGAGATACAGGTTCCCTTGCGCTTGGCGGTGCATTGGCAATGATTTCGGTACTCGTAAAACAGGAATTGCTTTTACTATTAATCGGTCTCGTATTTGTTATTGAAACATTATCCGTTATTTTACAAGTAGGAAGCTATAAACTGCGTAAAAAACGTATATTCAAAATGAGTCCGATTCACCATCATTTTGAATTATCCGGATGGTCCGAGTGGAAAGTCGTAGTAGTATTTTGGTCAACAGGATGTATCGTAGCACTTATAGCAGTATTAGCGGAGGCGTTATTATGA
- the murD gene encoding UDP-N-acetylmuramoyl-L-alanine--D-glutamate ligase, with the protein MMDYKGLQAKKVLVLGLAKSGVAAAELLHRLGAFVTVNDAKPFDANPEAQELLSKGITVICGRHPEDLLDEGFELVVKNPGIPYTNPIVADAITKGLPVITEMELAYLVSEAPFIGITGSNGKTTTTTLLYEMLKAGSLKPLIAGNIGTVACGVAAEAKADEVIVTELSSFQLMGTREFRPHIAILTNLYEAHLDYHGTFEEYAEAKFGVTRNQTAEDYFIYNADQEVVAKYAQKSNAQLIPFTTKGHAKQGISADKENIYWQGDVILKRDNIVLPGEHNLENILCAVAAALLQQCPVEAIEEVLSTFAGVRHRTQFVRDWQGRKIYNDSKATNVLATKSALAAFEQPIVLLAGGLDRGHSFEELRKEMTRVKAVVAFGETALRFIEFAKSCGITNIVRAIDVEDAVGYGAKMSEQGDIILLSPACASWDQHASFEIRGDLFIDRVMKLS; encoded by the coding sequence ATGATGGATTATAAAGGATTACAAGCTAAAAAAGTACTCGTTTTAGGATTGGCGAAAAGTGGTGTTGCGGCTGCTGAGCTTTTGCATCGGTTAGGTGCATTTGTAACAGTCAATGATGCAAAGCCATTTGATGCAAATCCTGAAGCGCAGGAGCTTTTATCAAAAGGAATTACCGTAATTTGTGGACGACATCCGGAAGATTTGCTTGATGAAGGTTTTGAGCTTGTCGTAAAAAACCCCGGGATTCCATACACAAATCCGATCGTTGCCGATGCGATAACAAAGGGTCTGCCTGTTATTACAGAAATGGAACTTGCCTATTTAGTAAGTGAAGCGCCATTTATCGGTATTACCGGTTCGAATGGCAAAACTACAACGACAACTTTACTTTACGAAATGCTAAAAGCTGGCAGTTTGAAACCATTAATCGCCGGGAATATTGGAACCGTTGCCTGTGGTGTTGCAGCAGAAGCAAAAGCAGATGAGGTCATCGTTACCGAGTTATCATCATTTCAGTTGATGGGAACACGTGAATTCAGACCGCATATCGCAATTTTGACAAATCTGTATGAAGCCCATTTGGATTACCATGGGACATTTGAAGAATATGCCGAGGCTAAATTTGGGGTCACACGCAATCAGACAGCCGAAGATTATTTTATTTATAATGCCGATCAGGAAGTTGTGGCGAAATATGCTCAAAAATCAAATGCCCAACTCATTCCATTTACGACAAAAGGTCATGCCAAACAAGGAATCAGCGCTGATAAAGAAAACATTTATTGGCAAGGCGATGTGATCTTAAAACGTGATAATATTGTATTGCCGGGTGAGCATAATTTGGAAAACATTTTATGTGCTGTGGCAGCAGCGCTACTGCAGCAATGTCCTGTTGAAGCGATCGAAGAAGTATTATCAACATTTGCAGGGGTACGTCACCGGACACAGTTTGTCCGTGATTGGCAAGGACGTAAAATTTACAATGATTCAAAAGCAACAAATGTACTGGCAACGAAAAGTGCCTTGGCTGCATTTGAGCAACCGATTGTATTATTGGCCGGCGGATTAGATCGCGGGCATTCATTTGAAGAGCTTCGTAAAGAAATGACACGTGTAAAAGCAGTTGTCGCGTTCGGCGAAACTGCACTTCGCTTTATCGAATTTGCAAAATCATGTGGCATTACGAATATTGTGCGTGCAATTGATGTAGAAGATGCAGTCGGTTACGGAGCAAAAATGTCTGAACAAGGTGACATCATTTTACTGTCACCGGCATGTGCAAGCTGGGATCAACATGCGAGCTTTGAAATTCGGGGCGACTTATTTATAGATCGTGTTATGAAACTTTCATAA
- a CDS encoding FtsW/RodA/SpoVE family cell cycle protein, translating into MVSAIVLSLIGILFIFSAGTYWGNVHYNGQTPFYLKQSIYFIVALIICVAIMNWEFLQQPKVWRIFYIISLGLLVAVLIPGIGIVRNGSQSWIGVGSLTIQPAEIAKVTTIIYISALLTQRKSYERIVQLKHFLILILPAALIMLQPDFGAVFILVVVVLIIFFIAQYPLRLYVVLITLGIGGLAGLIIAAPYRLKRIEAFINPWADPLGSGFQAVQSLFAIGPAGLFGHGLLKSRQKYLYLPEPQNDFIFAIILEEIGLVGGMGLLLIFACFLILGYRLALQCKHVFHFYAICGLTTMIAVQAALNIGVVINLLPVTGVTLPFISYGGTSLVVVWVTVALILNFSYERRKE; encoded by the coding sequence ATGGTCAGTGCGATTGTATTGTCGCTTATCGGGATTCTCTTTATTTTTTCTGCAGGTACATATTGGGGGAATGTTCACTATAATGGACAAACCCCGTTTTACCTGAAGCAGTCGATCTATTTCATCGTTGCACTTATCATTTGTGTAGCCATTATGAACTGGGAGTTTTTACAGCAGCCGAAAGTTTGGAGAATTTTTTATATTATTTCGCTTGGCTTACTTGTTGCTGTTCTTATTCCGGGTATCGGGATTGTCCGGAATGGTTCGCAAAGTTGGATAGGAGTCGGTTCTTTAACGATACAACCGGCTGAAATTGCGAAAGTAACGACAATTATATATATCAGTGCATTATTGACACAGCGGAAATCGTATGAGCGCATTGTTCAACTGAAGCATTTTCTCATATTGATTCTTCCGGCAGCATTGATTATGCTTCAGCCTGATTTCGGTGCTGTATTTATTTTAGTTGTAGTAGTTTTAATTATATTTTTTATTGCACAATATCCGCTGCGCTTATATGTTGTTCTCATCACATTAGGTATAGGTGGCCTTGCCGGGTTAATCATCGCGGCCCCGTATCGGCTTAAACGGATCGAAGCGTTCATCAATCCTTGGGCAGACCCGTTAGGAAGCGGCTTCCAAGCTGTGCAATCTTTATTTGCGATAGGTCCGGCAGGCTTGTTTGGACATGGATTATTAAAAAGTAGACAAAAGTATTTATACTTACCGGAACCGCAGAACGATTTTATATTTGCAATTATTTTAGAAGAAATCGGACTTGTCGGTGGAATGGGACTGCTGCTTATTTTTGCGTGCTTTTTAATTCTTGGATATCGCTTGGCATTACAGTGCAAACATGTATTTCACTTTTATGCGATATGCGGACTTACAACGATGATTGCTGTACAGGCAGCGCTGAATATAGGGGTAGTTATTAATTTACTGCCTGTAACCGGTGTAACACTGCCATTTATAAGCTACGGCGGAACATCGCTTGTTGTTGTCTGGGTAACAGTAGCACTTATTTTAAATTTCTCTTATGAAAGAAGGAAGGAGTAG
- a CDS encoding cell division protein FtsQ/DivIB — MEKVIDITERVPAMKKRRRRRTNLKFLALVTIFLFIIIILLYFQLPYSDIKKIDIKGASLKEDTYYIEQSNLKIDDSLWGFKISDVEQAIAQHDWVKSVNVERKFLNEVKITVEEWQKVAYISQDGEFYPMLDNGVVFEESNEIVPIDAPIFRDFENETLRKKLLKELANLKPEVLSLISQINANPTEADPYSITLFMNDGYEVRADANTLAEKLNYYPSIIAQIESEDVSEKGIVDIEVGSYYRPFSGEYSLIKEDTEKTEELEDETENVETEEGGQLEEQNEEEPE, encoded by the coding sequence ATGGAAAAAGTAATCGATATTACAGAACGAGTACCAGCTATGAAAAAACGCAGAAGACGCCGAACAAATCTTAAATTTTTAGCGCTAGTGACGATTTTTCTTTTTATCATTATCATCCTTCTTTATTTTCAATTACCCTATAGTGATATAAAAAAGATTGATATTAAAGGGGCATCCCTTAAGGAAGATACGTACTATATCGAACAGTCGAATTTAAAAATAGATGATTCGTTATGGGGCTTTAAAATTTCGGACGTCGAGCAGGCAATTGCTCAGCATGACTGGGTAAAATCCGTCAATGTCGAAAGGAAATTCCTGAATGAAGTGAAAATTACAGTAGAAGAATGGCAAAAAGTAGCTTATATCTCACAAGACGGGGAATTTTATCCGATGCTTGATAATGGCGTTGTTTTTGAAGAATCCAATGAAATTGTTCCTATCGATGCCCCGATTTTCCGGGATTTTGAAAATGAGACACTTCGAAAAAAGCTGTTGAAGGAACTTGCGAATTTAAAACCGGAAGTACTGTCGCTCATTTCACAAATTAATGCAAATCCTACAGAAGCGGACCCGTATTCAATTACGCTTTTCATGAATGATGGCTATGAAGTACGCGCTGATGCGAATACTTTGGCTGAAAAGTTGAATTATTATCCATCGATCATCGCGCAAATTGAAAGCGAGGACGTTTCTGAAAAAGGGATTGTAGATATTGAAGTTGGTTCATATTACCGACCTTTTTCAGGTGAATATTCATTAATAAAAGAAGACACTGAAAAAACCGAAGAACTTGAAGATGAAACAGAAAATGTGGAAACTGAAGAAGGGGGGCAACTGGAAGAACAAAATGAAGAAGAGCCGGAATGA
- a CDS encoding DUF881 domain-containing protein, which produces MKKSRNDNSGQPKKKRTLFSGKYGAILIVCVITGFIIGFSYNLSKDKRTLSSASPQFEQENQYLEDLIEKQERNKELADELAQLEEKIRTYEKQFSSNETQYEQNRQDAEQLRLLLGLTDGMGQGIRITLQDGDYNPNTTNPNEYIVHESHIFKVLNELKIAGAEAISINGQRLKTNSYIACNGPVITIDGQQYPAPFVIEAVGNQDVLISSLELAGGVFDQLLNEQIVVTLEKDELIEMKTVGDE; this is translated from the coding sequence ATGAAGAAGAGCCGGAATGATAACAGCGGGCAGCCGAAGAAAAAACGTACTTTATTTTCAGGAAAGTATGGCGCCATACTAATTGTATGCGTAATTACAGGATTTATTATCGGCTTTTCCTATAATTTATCAAAGGACAAGCGTACATTAAGTTCTGCCTCTCCCCAGTTTGAGCAGGAAAATCAGTACTTGGAAGATTTGATTGAAAAACAGGAAAGAAACAAAGAGCTTGCAGACGAGTTGGCCCAATTAGAGGAGAAAATTCGTACGTATGAAAAGCAGTTTTCTTCAAACGAAACACAATATGAACAGAATCGCCAGGATGCTGAGCAATTGCGGTTGTTATTAGGCCTGACAGATGGAATGGGACAAGGGATCAGAATAACCCTGCAAGATGGGGACTATAATCCGAATACTACCAATCCAAATGAGTATATTGTGCACGAAAGTCACATATTTAAAGTATTAAATGAATTGAAAATTGCAGGAGCCGAGGCAATATCCATTAACGGACAACGTTTAAAAACGAATTCCTACATTGCCTGTAACGGTCCTGTCATTACAATTGATGGACAACAGTACCCTGCACCATTTGTAATCGAGGCGGTAGGTAATCAAGATGTACTTATTTCTTCGTTAGAACTGGCGGGGGGAGTATTTGACCAATTACTAAATGAACAAATTGTCGTTACTTTGGAAAAGGACGAGCTAATTGAAATGAAAACAGTCGGCGATGAATAA
- a CDS encoding DUF881 domain-containing protein: protein MMTKKMYRNITIISFIIGFMLAVQYNTVQNPEQRTTVDIWEIRQQLFAEQERHSELLTAISELTETVNKYEDAEFDNPEVLLQQTVDQLKERAGILPVEGPGLTLTVGPSPELAGLGYEIKPVSPELLIRLINDLNRYNARAVEVDDKRLSYGSAIRDINGKTTINSEPIQNTDFEINIITFTYEQAEKMKNHLLASTFQDEFYIDNLVLTIHEAEQNIQIDSVVPVQKSKYLSEN, encoded by the coding sequence ATGATGACGAAAAAAATGTACCGTAATATTACAATTATCTCGTTCATCATCGGCTTTATGCTCGCAGTGCAGTACAACACTGTTCAAAATCCGGAACAAAGAACTACAGTCGATATTTGGGAAATTCGCCAGCAATTGTTTGCGGAGCAGGAGCGGCATTCAGAACTGCTGACCGCAATAAGCGAATTAACCGAAACAGTAAATAAATATGAGGATGCAGAGTTTGATAATCCGGAAGTGCTATTGCAGCAAACGGTTGATCAGCTTAAAGAACGTGCAGGGATCCTTCCGGTTGAAGGACCGGGCTTAACATTAACAGTTGGCCCTTCACCCGAATTAGCGGGTTTAGGCTATGAAATAAAGCCTGTATCCCCTGAACTGTTAATTCGGCTTATAAATGATTTAAACCGCTATAATGCCCGGGCGGTTGAAGTGGATGACAAACGTTTAAGCTACGGCTCGGCCATTCGCGATATTAACGGAAAAACGACGATCAATAGTGAGCCGATTCAAAATACTGATTTCGAAATAAATATCATTACATTTACGTATGAGCAAGCCGAAAAAATGAAAAACCATTTGCTGGCATCTACGTTTCAGGATGAATTTTATATTGATAACCTAGTATTGACGATTCATGAAGCAGAGCAGAATATACAAATCGACTCTGTTGTGCCTGTACAAAAAAGTAAGTATTTATCAGAAAATTAG
- a CDS encoding small basic family protein yields the protein MWLPLLGLILGVVLGILTDIQIPSVYENYLSIAVLAALDTMVGGIRALLQQVYDDKVFISGFFFNIILAAGLAFLGVHIGVDLYLAAIFAFGVRLFQNIAVIRRLLLTKYENRRLKKEENS from the coding sequence ATGTGGTTACCACTTTTAGGTCTTATATTAGGCGTGGTATTAGGGATTTTAACAGATATTCAAATTCCATCTGTTTATGAAAACTATTTATCCATTGCTGTACTGGCGGCTCTCGATACAATGGTCGGCGGTATCCGTGCATTATTGCAGCAAGTATACGATGACAAAGTATTTATTTCCGGGTTTTTCTTTAATATAATTTTAGCAGCAGGGTTGGCTTTTCTCGGAGTTCATATAGGTGTCGATCTATATTTAGCCGCTATTTTTGCATTCGGAGTTCGACTGTTCCAGAATATCGCAGTCATTCGTCGTTTGTTATTGACAAAATATGAGAACAGAAGGCTGAAAAAGGAGGAAAACTCTTAA